Genomic window (Synergistaceae bacterium):
GCCTCCCCTGCGCAAGGGGAGGTGGCCGAAGGCCGGAGGGGTCGCAACATCGCACAAGGGGAGGGAGCGCAACCCTACAAAAGAGCAGGGGGTAGAGGGGTCGCAGTGGTCAAAAACTTACTACAAGGAGGAATAATACATTATGGGATATATATTCAAGCCGTGGCGTAACTGGAGTCTCTTCACGCGGATAATGATAGGCTTTGTGCTGGGAATTGCTGTCGGATTAATCGGGGGCCGGGCGCGAAAGTCCTTAACCCGCTGGGAACAATTCTGACTCGTTTGCTGACAATGGTAGTCGCTCCGTTAGTGCTGTGCCTTCTCGTTTGCGCGGCGGCTGATGTCGGCGACGGTAAGAAGCTCGGCAGAATGGGCGTGAAAACGGTCGTGTGCTTCCTCGTGTCAACTGCTGTGGCAATCGTTCTCGGTCTCGTAACGTCAAACATAATCGGAGTCGGGGACTGGCGTAACGATTCAGCAGACTGTAACTCAGACGGCTACAACCGCCAAAGAAGTCTCAATGCTCGATACCCTCATCAACATAATACCGAATAACCCGTTCGAGGCTCTCGCCAAACAGAACTTGTTGCAGATAATTTTCTTTGCGCTCATGCTTGGATTTGCGTTAATGAAAATCGGTGAGCCTGTGAAGCCCTTGCTTGACATTTTCCGGGCGGGTCAGGAGGCAATGAAGGAAATCACAAATATCGTTCTTGAGTTCACACCCTACGGCGTATTCGGACTGATGGCCAACGTTGTCGGCTCAAACGGCCCGGAGATTCTCATACCCTACATTAAGGCAATCGCGGCCATGTACATAGCCGGAGCGATATATGTTATTGTCGTTCAGGCGGGCTTGATGGTCGGCGTAATCGGGCGGGTGAGTCCTCTGTGTTTCCTGCGCGAGATGAAAGAGTCTATGGCGTTCGTGTTCGCGACATGCTCAAGCGTTTGCGACAATTCCGCTCAACCTGAAATGCACAAAGAATATCGGCGTTGATGATGACACAGCAAATTTCGTGATACCTTTCGGGGCGGTCATGAACATGAACGGGACAGCGATATATGAGGCTGTAGCGGTTGTGTTCACGGCTCAAATTTTCGCGATAGATTTATCGTTCACACAGCAGGTTATGATTATGCTTACATACGTTGTGCCGAGTTTGCGATGACCTGCGAAATACCTCGAATAATGCACTAACCCTATGTAGTCGCAGGATAAATTCTTCCACGCCCAATAAAGCCCGGTAAGCTCGCAGTACATTGGATTTTTCGCGCTGATGTTGTCCCCGGTGCTGTCAGGCGTGAACCCTATCGGGGCTTTTCCCTCAGCTCCGACATGCACGGGAAAATATATCGGGTCTGAAGGGACATCAAATTTCCTGTGGCAGGCTACAAGTATTTTTATATCCATCGTTCTCTCTATATTTATATTTCTGCGGCATCAGGCCAGTTTTCGAGAATTGATACTGCATTCCTCACACAGTCATCGCACGAACATAATATTTTGCCCGTCCCAACGCCCTTAATTTCGCGGCATATTGACCCCCCGCACATCTCCGTAAAACGCCTGTGAAGCTCTTTTGCGTCCTCGCGTATAGGTTTGCCGTGATATTTCGTTAGGCCAAGTATCATTTCAGCACCGCACAATGCACCGCATGTAGCCTCCATTCCGCCCATGCCGAGACCGAAACCCGCCCCGATTCTCTTCAGGACTTCCTCAGAAATTCCCGCCTCTTCACTGAATACACATGCCACCGCCTGACAGCAGTTATAATGCGCGTCTCCCTTCCTGTTTTTGAGTTCGACAGCTCGCGCTTGCTTCTCCGTCATTCTCATCATCTCCATACTTTTGATTGCCCCTAATTGTATCACGCAAATGTGCTAGAATACCCAAAATAATCCCAAAGGAGTGCTGATTTTGACGCAATATGATTATGATGACGCTTTAGACGCTCTCGGATACATTCAGAAATTTATACCGTTTAAGCCCCTCACCGCTGTTGTGTCAGGCTCAGGGCTTAATGAAATTGCCGCGCTAATAAATGACCCAGTAACAATAAACACAGATGACATTCCGAACTGGCCGGCCTCTACTGCTCCCGGTCATGCTGGGAAAATCATCGCAGGCCACATTCACGGAAGGCCGTCATTATTGCTTCAGGGGCGCGTTCACTGCTACGAGGGCTACAGCATGAAGGCCGTTACTTTCCCGACAAGAGTACTCGCTATGATGGGAGTGAAAGAATATATAGCGACAAACGCCGCAGGAGCCGTAAATACTTCATATACTCCCGGCGAAATTATAGCTGTCTCAGATCACATTAATTTGATGGGCGGAAACCCTTTGACGGGTCAGAACGATACGCGGTGGAATGAACGCTTCCCCGACATGACAAACGCATATGATACAGGAATGCTTGAGATACTCAGGGCGATGGGACTTAGGACAGGAATATACGCCGCTATGAGCGGGCCGACTTTCGAGACACCCGCAGAAATCAGAATGCTGCGTACTCTCGGTGCTGATGTCGTAGGGATGTCCACTGTCCCGGAAGTTATCACGGCTCATGCTATGGGCTTGAGGGTTGCTGTCTTGTCGTGCGCCGCTAACATGGCCGCAGGTGTTGACATCAATCACACGCTCACAGCGCAGGAAGTTCTTGACGCTATGAAAGTTTGTGTGCCGAGGCTTTCAGGTATAATAGCGGAACTAATCAAAAGGCTTTAAGGAGGGGTTATATTTACATGTGCGGGATATTAGGATATTCAGGAAAAAGACAGGCAAGCGGCATTCTTCTGGCAGGGCTTGCGCGTCTCGAATACAGAGGCTATGACAGCGCAGGAATTGCCGTTCTTGAGGGCGGTAAAATAAAAGTCGCAAAAAATAAAGGCCGTCTCAAAGTTCTTGAGGACAGAATTAATGCAGGCGAGGAAGTGTCCGGCACCTGCGGAATTGGCCATACTCGCTGGGCTACTCACGGCGAACCGTCCGATGTCAACGCACATCCGCTGTGGAGTGATGATAAGGCGGTCGTTGCGGTGCATAATGGTATCGTCGAAAACTACAGGGAAATACGCGAATTTCTCGGCAAACATGGCTACACATTCTACTCTCAGACAGATACAGAAGCCGCCGTTAAGCTCATAGATTATTACTACAAGCAGGAGAAATCTCCCCTCAAAGCCATTACACGCGCTGTCAAAGACATTGAAGGCTCGTACTGCTTTGTGATACTTTTCCGGGACTGCCCCGGAGAAGTATGGGGTGCAAGAAAAGATTTACCGCTCATCGCAGGACAGGGAAAAGATGAGTCATTCCTCGCGTCAGACGTTTCCGCAATTCTCCATGATACACGGGATGTTTACTATCTCGACAACATGGAGATTGTACAGCTCAAAGGCAGGGATGTCAGATTCTTTGACGCAGAAGGCTACGCGACATACAAGGAAACTACCGCTGTTACTTGGGACGCTAACGCCGCTGAAAAAGGCGGGTTTGAACACTTCATGATGAAGGAAATTCATGAACAGTCAAGAGCCGTAAAAGACACTTTCGGGAGCGTATACCATTCGGGGAAAATTGACCTGTCCGAAAAAGGGCTGACCGATGACGCAATAAAAGCTGTCTCGCAGATATATATCATTGCCTGCGGAAGTGCATATCATGCAGGGGCGGTCGCTCAGTACGTCATTGAAGACCTCGCAAAAATTCCCGTCAGAATTGAATTAGCGTCAGAGTTCCGATACAGGCATATGCCGATGGACAAAAACGCGCTGGCACTCATCATTTCACAGTCGGGCGAAACTGCCGACACTCTCGCGGCCATGAGACTGGCTAAGAATAACGGCATTAAAACGCTGGGCATCGTCAACGTTGTCGGAAGCACTATCGCAAGGGAAGCCGACTCCGTATTCTACACTATGGCAGGCCCCGAAATAGCAGTAGCAACAACAAAAGCATACTCCGCACAGCTCATCGCATGTTACGCGCTGGCGGTCAAATTCGCTCACGTAAGAGGAGTAATTGATGACGCAGAATGTGAAAGGCTCATCACCGAAATACAGAGACTGCCGGAAAAGATTGACGAAATTTTAGACAGCAAGGACAAACTTGCGCTCATCGCAGGCAGGTTTGTGAACGCAAGAAACGCCTTCTATCTCGGACGAAATATCGATTACGCCATAGCAATGGAGGGCAGCCTCAAAATGAAGGAAATCAGCTACCTTCACTCGGAAGCCATCGCCGCAGGAGAAATGAAGCACGGCCCTATCAGCCTCATTGAACGCGGTATGCTCGTCGCAGGCATTATGACGCAGAAGGATTTAGCACTCAAGACCGCAAGCAATCTTCTTGAAGCAAAAAGCAGGGGCGGGTTCATTCTCGTGATTTCTACAAGGGAATGCGATGCACTGAAAGATGAGGCTGATTACGTTTTTCACATTCCTGAGACTGATACACACTTCACCGCAAGCCTCAGCGTTGTCCCTCTTCAGCTCATGGGCTACTATGTCGCAGCAGCAAGAAAGTTAGACGTTGACAAACCGAGAAATCTCGCAAAAAGCGTTACTGTTGAATAGTGCGCTATATTGCTTTCCGCATGATATTTACATCCTCCGGCATTTACTCAGGCCGGGGGATTTTCTTTCTCACTCATATATTCTCGCCTCAAGAGGGGCTAACGTCTCAGGGGAATTATTATTCTCACTGCTTAGGAGGATTTTACGGTCTCGCAAAGTTTCAGGGACTTTCACAGCGTCAGCAGAAAAATTCACCGCAGTAATTATTTCACGGCCATCATATTCACGGACAAACGCGAAAATCTCCTCACTGTCAGCAAAAATTTCACGGTAATCCCCTAGCGTCAAAACAGGATTATCCCGCCTCATTCCCGAAAGTGTCCTGTACCATGACAACACTGATGAAGGGTCTGCGGCTTCGGTCTGTGCGTTCACTGTGATGTAGTTCGGGTTGACGGGAAGCCAAGAGTCGCCGGACGTAAATCCCGCATTCTTGCCTGATGTCCACTGTATTGGCGTTCGCGCATTGTCGCGGGTGAAGTACCGCACAAACTTCATGGCCTCATCGGGCGTAAATCCTTCCTTCAGGGCTAAATCATACTGTCCCCGCGTCTGTATGTCGTCTATCTCCGATATATTATGCCACGGGTAATTTGTCATCCCTAGCTCCTGACCCTGATATATAAACGGCGTTCCCCGCAGTGTCAGCAATATCGCTCCAAGACATTTTGCCGCCTTCACCGGGTCTGCGCCTTCAGGGAAAAAATGATTTACGCTCCGCGGCTGGTCGTGGTTCTCGAAAAATATAGGATACCAACCGTTATGTGCTGTCGCGGTCTGGCTTGAAGTTATTGCGCGTTTTAGGTCGGTCAGCTTCCATTCCACAGGATGACACCATATTTCAGCGTCATTTAGCGGCAGGGTTACGTGCGAAAACTCAAAGAGCATATCAAATACCCCGTTTTCACCAACCCACATAGGCAACTCATCAGAGGATACCCCGTTCGCTTCACCTACCGTAAATATGTCTTGGCCGTCTCTCACTTCCCGCTTGAACTCGTGAAGAAAGTCAAGTATCCCGGGAGTGTTCGCCGTCATCGTGTGGATGTTCACTGTTCCATCTTCCGCGTCAGGCTTGCCGTCAGCAAAAATTGAAGGCTTCTTTATGTAGGTGATTGCGTCTATTCGGAAACCTCCTACACCTTTCGACAGCCAAAATTTTGCCGCGTCATATAGTGCTTGGCGGACAGCAGGATTTTCCCAGTTCAAATCGGGCTGTTCGGGGGCGAATGTGTGAAGATAGTACTGCCCGCGTTCGGGGACATATTCCCACGCAGAACCGCCGAATATACTGCGCCAGTTTGTAGGGGGTGCGCCGTCTGCTTTAGGGTCTCGCCATATGAACCAGTCGGATTTAGGATTGTCCCGCGATTGTCTCGACTGCTGAAACCAGGCGTGTTTGTCGGAGCAGTGATTGAACACCAAATCCATCACTATACGGATACCGCGTTTCCCGGCCTCACGGATTAAGTCGTCAAAGTCTGACATCGTACCAAACATTTCACCGATTGAGGTATAGTCCGAAATGTCGTAGCCGTTATCTATCATAGGCGAGGGGTATATAGGGGTCAGCCATACTGCATTTACGCCGAGGGCTTGGAGGTAGGGC
Coding sequences:
- a CDS encoding cation:dicarboxylase symporter family transporter, producing the protein MPLNLKCTKNIGVDDDTANFVIPFGAVMNMNGTAIYEAVAVVFTAQIFAIDLSFTQQVMIMLTYVVPSLR
- a CDS encoding purine-nucleoside phosphorylase, with protein sequence MTQYDYDDALDALGYIQKFIPFKPLTAVVSGSGLNEIAALINDPVTINTDDIPNWPASTAPGHAGKIIAGHIHGRPSLLLQGRVHCYEGYSMKAVTFPTRVLAMMGVKEYIATNAAGAVNTSYTPGEIIAVSDHINLMGGNPLTGQNDTRWNERFPDMTNAYDTGMLEILRAMGLRTGIYAAMSGPTFETPAEIRMLRTLGADVVGMSTVPEVITAHAMGLRVAVLSCAANMAAGVDINHTLTAQEVLDAMKVCVPRLSGIIAELIKRL
- a CDS encoding DUF3459 domain-containing protein — its product is MTVIFALMMIVMMTVSPSIAGEMTLREKVGQLFVIRPDHLDPSLTPEQIDDNNKYGVKKVSPEMRRLMRQYPAGGFILFRKNIDSPSQLKRFANELKSLGKVPAIMAVDEEGGQIARLANHKAFSALRRFKSMSDIARTGRVKQTASYIASYLKEYGFNLNFAPVADINSNPDNIVIGARAFSADPETVSRLAGEYIDGLHEHNIAGSLKHFPGHGDTTADTHDDKVSVYKTWDELLTCEIIPFRDNLSKADTVMTAHITLENVTGEKVPASLSREIVTGKLRGELGYDGVIITDALKMGAISNHYSSSEAAIRAIEAGNDIILMPYDYREAFDGVMNAVETGRISETRIDESVRRIMRLKRKLSLKWWQTGAVYEVYPKSFCDTTGTGTGDIPGIVSKLPYLQALGVNAVWLTPIYPSPMIDNGYDISDYTSIGEMFGTMSDFDDLIREAGKRGIRIVMDLVFNHCSDKHAWFQQSRQSRDNPKSDWFIWRDPKADGAPPTNWRSIFGGSAWEYVPERGQYYLHTFAPEQPDLNWENPAVRQALYDAAKFWLSKGVGGFRIDAITYIKKPSIFADGKPDAEDGTVNIHTMTANTPGILDFLHEFKREVRDGQDIFTVGEANGVSSDELPMWVGENGVFDMLFEFSHVTLPLNDAEIWCHPVEWKLTDLKRAITSSQTATAHNGWYPIFFENHDQPRSVNHFFPEGADPVKAAKCLGAILLTLRGTPFIYQGQELGMTNYPWHNISEIDDIQTRGQYDLALKEGFTPDEAMKFVRYFTRDNARTPIQWTSGKNAGFTSGDSWLPVNPNYITVNAQTEAADPSSVLSWYRTLSGMRRDNPVLTLGDYREIFADSEEIFAFVREYDGREIITAVNFSADAVKVPETLRDRKILLSSENNNSPETLAPLEARIYE
- a CDS encoding cation:dicarboxylase symporter family transporter, which translates into the protein MLTMVVAPLVLCLLVCAAADVGDGKKLGRMGVKTVVCFLVSTAVAIVLGLVTSNIIGVGDWRNDSADCNSDGYNRQRSLNARYPHQHNTE
- the glmS gene encoding glutamine--fructose-6-phosphate transaminase (isomerizing) codes for the protein MCGILGYSGKRQASGILLAGLARLEYRGYDSAGIAVLEGGKIKVAKNKGRLKVLEDRINAGEEVSGTCGIGHTRWATHGEPSDVNAHPLWSDDKAVVAVHNGIVENYREIREFLGKHGYTFYSQTDTEAAVKLIDYYYKQEKSPLKAITRAVKDIEGSYCFVILFRDCPGEVWGARKDLPLIAGQGKDESFLASDVSAILHDTRDVYYLDNMEIVQLKGRDVRFFDAEGYATYKETTAVTWDANAAEKGGFEHFMMKEIHEQSRAVKDTFGSVYHSGKIDLSEKGLTDDAIKAVSQIYIIACGSAYHAGAVAQYVIEDLAKIPVRIELASEFRYRHMPMDKNALALIISQSGETADTLAAMRLAKNNGIKTLGIVNVVGSTIAREADSVFYTMAGPEIAVATTKAYSAQLIACYALAVKFAHVRGVIDDAECERLITEIQRLPEKIDEILDSKDKLALIAGRFVNARNAFYLGRNIDYAIAMEGSLKMKEISYLHSEAIAAGEMKHGPISLIERGMLVAGIMTQKDLALKTASNLLEAKSRGGFILVISTRECDALKDEADYVFHIPETDTHFTASLSVVPLQLMGYYVAAARKLDVDKPRNLAKSVTVE
- a CDS encoding DUF4422 domain-containing protein, encoding MDIKILVACHRKFDVPSDPIYFPVHVGAEGKAPIGFTPDSTGDNISAKNPMYCELTGLYWAWKNLSCDYIGLVHYSRYFAGHRKLGTTYVSIIITCCVNDKSIAKI
- a CDS encoding cation:dicarboxylase symporter family transporter — encoded protein: MQQTVTQTATTAKEVSMLDTLINIIPNNPFEALAKQNLLQIIFFALMLGFALMKIGEPVKPLLDIFRAGQEAMKEITNIVLEFTPYGVFGLMANVVGSNGPEILIPYIKAIAAMYIAGAIYVIVVQAGLMVGVIGRVSPLCFLREMKESMAFVFATCSSVCDNSAQPEMHKEYRR
- a CDS encoding C_GCAxxG_C_C family protein, whose protein sequence is MTEKQARAVELKNRKGDAHYNCCQAVACVFSEEAGISEEVLKRIGAGFGLGMGGMEATCGALCGAEMILGLTKYHGKPIREDAKELHRRFTEMCGGSICREIKGVGTGKILCSCDDCVRNAVSILENWPDAAEI